The following nucleotide sequence is from Podospora bellae-mahoneyi strain CBS 112042 chromosome 1 map unlocalized CBS112042p_1, whole genome shotgun sequence.
tcccaagcccaagaTCAGAAACCTCCAGCTGCCCAATCCGATACGGCGACGAcaaaatctcctccatccactCATGATTCTGCTGGTACCGATGCATGCTCATCTCCCGAGGACTCAAGTGATCAAACATATCACCCCGAtgaacatcctcatcatcatccagcgCCCCATCAGCACTCGGATACCCAGCACCCATCGGGTGTCCCGGCTGGGCCTGTTGCCCCCGTCTCTTAGACGGGGGCTGGCCAGGTCCGCCCGGTCCACCAAGATATGCCGTCCGAGTGTTCattggctgctgttgcatTGGCGGCACATAAATCGACTGTCCGCGCTGAGGGAAGGGAATCTGCGGCCAGTTGACGCGATCAGACAGCATAAACTCCTTGCGAACAATCTGCCCCAGCTGAAAAAGGTGTTGACGGTTGTTCATGATCGACTGTATTTGAGGCGGCACGCCAAAAGAACCGGTGGGGTATCTGTCTTGATTCTCGCTCGGGCCGTAGTGAACAATCCAAAGATTCGGGTCGATCTGGGGGGGGTTCGTGACCTGGGCATCACGGGCGTGAGCGAGGCGAAACCGTCTTCGAGAGTGCATGGTGATCTGCTCGCCGGCGCGCCAGCCGCACTTTTGGAAGTAAATCTCAAGAACCTAGACTCACTGTTAGCCATATTGCACCCATAACAAAACTCTCGTCTAGAACAAGGGAGAGGCATCCGTACCAAACCATTGTTAAGGGGGTTGCTAAGCATAACCTCAGGAGAGGCCCAGTAGTATCCGTCGCTCGAGAACTCGTTTCCGCGGCGGGCAGTCGGTTGCCACATGAGAAAGATGGTGCTGTCCGCGGGGCAATCGAGGTAGGTCCAGTAGAAGGGCGCCTTATCCCGGGCGATGCTGGGAGCCTGCATCAACCATTTTGTCACATCGTTGAGTTCGACCCTGGACATCAAAGGATAGCGGAATGTCGAAATCAGGTGGACATGCGGCAGCTATCAATCGCAAGTATTAACAAACATGGCTCTACCAGATTTGCGACGGGAATATTGGAACGGGCAAATACACACCAAGTCCTGGTGGACATTATGACTTGGGTCGGACATTGTGAAAGGCTATGATGTCGTTGAAAATGCTGAAAATTCAGGCAAAGCGAAGTCGACGCGACCAATGCAGTTGGCCCTATGGCCGGGGTTATTCTGCGGTAGAATTCGGTTGCGATGCGGATAACTCTGCTGTTGCGCGACGAGCTCTGGTCGAGTTTGCGACCGCGCTTTTCCTGACGCGGATTGGAGGTTGACTTTGGTTGATTGACTGCTTTACACTTGCGCCCAGGAACTGTTGCCAGTGGCCCACCAGCCAGATTAATGGACCGTGCGTCACCCAGCTCGACCCACCCGTTGCCAGGCACTGCCAAGACAATGGCCGTCCATCCACGTGACTACCATCACTCCAACCACCAGGCATACTTCACATTCATCACACACGTCATACCTCTCTCATATTCAAGGCTAAAATAGTTGAATCAGAAAATCATAAAATTCATTGCTTAACAACTGCGGTATCTAATCTCAGGCTCCGTTCCATACGAAACATCCACGAGCTAACTATCCATCTAAATAAGCAGCCCACATCAGCCTTTTGTTCTTGCCAATGTCCCCTCCCATTAATCCATGCTCCAGTTTTATATTTATGCTTGGTAAGTAGAAGCAGAGACGTTGCCTCCTCTGCCGGTCCAGTTGACGTGGATATCTTGCCCCTCGGGGTACTTAGCCGTGGCAGCCTCGGGCTTGATTCTGAAGGTGTGGGCACCGAAGTAATCACGCTGAGcctggaggaggttggcgggcAGGTCTTTGGTTCTGTAGCCATCAAACCACGACAGAGCAGTGGAGAaagaggggatggggagaccAAGGAGCGAGGCCTTGGAGACGACGTCTCTCCAGCCGGGCTGAGCCTTGTGGATAGCCTTGTTGAAGAAGTCGTCAAAGAGGAGGTTCTCAAGGTCGGGGTTGTTGCGATaggcggcggtgatgtcCTTGAGGAAGACGGAGCGGATAATACAGCCACCACGCCACATGAGGGCAATGGAGGGCTTGTTGAGCTTCCAGCCGTACTCCTTGGCCGCTTCCTGCATGAGCATGAAGCCTTGGGCGTAGGAGATGATCTTGGAGGCATAGAGGGCCTGCTCGAGGTCCTCGAGGAACTGCTCCTTGTTACCCTCGAAGGTGGTGGCACGGCCAACAAACTCGAGCTTGGTGGAAGCCTTGACACGCTCCTCCTTGATGCCAGACAGGCAGCGAGCGAGCACAGACTCGGCAATGAGGGTGACGGGCATGCCCAAGTCCAGGGCGTTGACGGCAGTCCACTTGCCGGTACCCTTCTGGCCGGCCTTGTCGAGGATCTTCTCGACAAGAGgctcgccatcctcatcgttgAAGTACATGATGTCCTTGGTGATCTCGATCAGGAAAGAGTCGAGGACACCGTTGTTCCACTTAGTGAAGGTGTCACCAATCTCCTTGCTGGACATGCCGAGACCGCGCTTCATGATATCGTACGCCTTTGTTCTGACTGTTAGTCCCCTGATTCATAGCTGACCTGCCTTTGGATTTGGCCTTGGCATTGCAGAACAACATACCTCACAGATCAACTGCATGTCACCGTACTCGATACCGTTGTGCACCATCTTGACGTAGTGACCAGCACCCTCGTCACCAACCCACTCACAGcaagcctcaccaccgctctTGGCAGCAATGCTCTGGAAGATGTCCTTGATGAAGGGCCAGGCTgactcatcaccaccgggcATGATGGAGGGGCCGTAGCgggcaccctcctcaccaccggaGACACCGGCACCGACGAAGCGGAGACCCTTGGAGGCAAGGTACTTTGTTCTCCGGTTGGAGTCGGGGAAATGTGAGTTACCGCcatcgatgatgatgtcaccagcctcgagaaggggaaggagggtcTCGATCCAGTCATCGACAGCCTTGCCGGCCTGGACGAGAAGCATGATGCGGCGGGGGCTTTTGAGCTTCTTAACGAACTCCTCGGTAGAGTGAGCGCCGACAATGCTCTTGCCTTTGGCCTCGTTGGCAAGGAAGCGGTCGACCTTGGAAACGGTACGGTTGAAAGCGCAAACGGTGAAGCCATGGTCGGCCATGTTCAGAATCAAGTTCTGGCCCCTTTTTTTCACGCACAGTCAGCACATCTGCCCCCAGGGGCTGCTCTGGGGAACCGCCGGAGCTGGGTAGTGGACTTACATGACGGCCAGGCCGATGAGGCCGAGATCAGCActtccaccatcatcactgtTAGCATTTCTTTGGGATTGGAGGTTAAGGAGGGAGCCAGCAGCGTTCACAACGCCGCCGACGTTGATATTCGCCAGGCGGGcgctgaggaggggggactCAGTAGGTGTAGATAGGTAAAGCACTCCGTCACCGGCAAAGCTGTTGTAGTAGAAAACGACAGGCGCATTGCACCGGCATTGGCTGGAGTGAGGCCAtacctcctctctctctcgcacGCCGATGACTCGAGCACAGCGCAAATACGCCCTGACTTCCTGCTTTCTGGGTGACGGagcggggaggtggggtaAAGAGAACTTACACAGCGCCAGACATTGTGAAGGAAATCTGCGACAGGGGAAACGGTCAAGATGCAAAAGGTGAAGTTGTAGAGGTGCTGTCCGGAGCAGAATTGATGGAAGGGAGTAATCCTCAGCCAGGGGGATTTGTTATGGAGAAAGtcagagagggaggggagaaatGGCGGACTGAATGACGAAACTTTTAAGAGGACCCGAGCTTTCGaggtcggagggggagggtcaTTGTTCAAGTGCGTGCAGCGGACAGCGGACAGCGGGACAGCGGGCAGCTTGGCCTGGCGGGAGACTCCCACACAGCGGATAATTTGACGCGGGGCTTACTCAGGCAGTTACCTCGACCGTGACCATGACCGCCTCACGACCCAACTGAAATGAAAATGCCCGTAACGTgccacctcctcccgtcatcacctcttcttctgagcCCTTGGACACTGGgaagcttccaggttgcccCCAATGACCGGGATGTGCTCCCTTGCCTGGCTCCAGAAGGAGGGGACAACCCAGGAGGTGCCTTTGTATTTTTATCAGATCCTCCCAGTCGTCTGATGAAGCTATCGGTTTCGCCGCCCCGGAGCTTGGAGCTTGGGGGACCGTGGGGACTTGGCTTCTGTTCCACGATCTGCCATCGCGTGGGAATCAACTGGGCGGCTGGACCGAGTGACAAATCTCACCGTCGCTCGGGGCATCTCGACTGTGTAGCTTCTCATTGGGAGCAAGGTCCCGGGTTTTTGTTGGGAATCCTCGAGCCAAAGCAGACCCTACATACATCCTTTTCTTAGCCCGACACGTACTGCTTCGGATTCATCAACTTGTTGGTTTCGAAACACCAGTGCCCCCAAGGTGCCGCTTGGGGGAAGCACGGCACAGACAACCGCAGACATCGACCCGCCGCGCGCATTTGGACGAACTTGAAGGTTCCGGCGCCGGATCCCACCAATGCCCACATTGACAGCAACCTCCGTCAGTCAGCCATGACCCACGGGAGCTTACCGCCCAGCTGCCGGACATATACGTTCCTGTCTATCAGCCTGGTTCGACATGCTGCTCTCTGTAGTTCAGATGATGGGAAAAACCTGGGATTGGACGGTCATCCACAATGTCAACTGTTCTTCCGCGGATACATCGGAGCTAATCATCTTCAAGACGAACCAGTTCACGGAGATGTTACATCCACCGAGAACCACAGACCTTATAACAGCAAgcttctcaccaccggcaaCACTAGCCTAACAAATAAAAAGTGACTCTGACAAGTCCGGTTCTTGAAGAGTTCGGTTGGCACCCCCACGGTTTCGAGATCTGAGGCGAGTGGACTCCCCACCCAACGATGGACTGCTGTCCGCAATGTTCTTACACAACAGCTTTCACCAAATTCCCGCAAAGCACTGGGGGCAACATTACTTCAAGAACCAGGGGACCGCTTTTTTCGACTTCAGGCTCTTCTTGCCATGAGCCAATGGGAATTATTTCCCTCGAGTGAGAAAAAAACTGAACTCCGATCACTGTCCGTTCA
It contains:
- the GND1 gene encoding phosphogluconate dehydrogenase (decarboxylating) gnd1 (COG:G; EggNog:ENOG503NVGP; BUSCO:EOG09261W3X) translates to MSGAVKQEVRAYLRCARVIGVREREEVWPHSSQCRCNAPVVFYYNSFAGDGVLYLSTPTESPLLSARLANINVGGVVNAAGSLLNLQSQRNANSDDGGSADLGLIGLAVMGQNLILNMADHGFTVCAFNRTVSKVDRFLANEAKGKSIVGAHSTEEFVKKLKSPRRIMLLVQAGKAVDDWIETLLPLLEAGDIIIDGGNSHFPDSNRRTKYLASKGLRFVGAGVSGGEEGARYGPSIMPGGDESAWPFIKDIFQSIAAKSGGEACCEWVGDEGAGHYVKMVHNGIEYGDMQLICEAYDIMKRGLGMSSKEIGDTFTKWNNGVLDSFLIEITKDIMYFNDEDGEPLVEKILDKAGQKGTGKWTAVNALDLGMPVTLIAESVLARCLSGIKEERVKASTKLEFVGRATTFEGNKEQFLEDLEQALYASKIISYAQGFMLMQEAAKEYGWKLNKPSIALMWRGGCIIRSVFLKDITAAYRNNPDLENLLFDDFFNKAIHKAQPGWRDVVSKASLLGLPIPSFSTALSWFDGYRTKDLPANLLQAQRDYFGAHTFRIKPEAATAKYPEGQDIHVNWTGRGGNVSASTYQA